In Quercus robur chromosome 10, dhQueRobu3.1, whole genome shotgun sequence, a genomic segment contains:
- the LOC126701934 gene encoding isoaspartyl peptidase/L-asparaginase, with translation MGWAIAVQGGAGDIPVTLAAERREPCEAAMRHCLKIGVDALKAQKSPLDVVELVVRELENNPHFNAGRGSVLTREGTVEMEASIMDGNTKRCGAVSGLTTVVNPISLARLVMEKTPHIYLAFDGAERFAREQGVETVDSSHFITQANIERLKQVQEANRVQIDYTKPIQKDEKKETPTADGDSQIGTVGCVAVDSHGNLASATSTGGFVNKMVGRIGDTPIIGAGTYANNLCAVSATGKGEAVMRATVARDVAALMEFKGLSLKEAAAYVIEESVPRGTAGLVAVSAKGEVTMALNTTGMYRACATEDGYSEIGIWPSVQN, from the exons ATGGGGTGGGCCATAGCTGTACAAGGCGGCGCCGGGGATATCCCTGTCACACTAGCCGCAGAGCGACGCGAGCCATGTGAAGCAGCGATGCGACACTGCCTAAAGATCGGCGTGGATGCTCTCAAAGCCCAAAAGTCTCCTCTCGACGTTGTCGAACTTGTG GTTCGTGAACTAGAGAACAATCCTCACTTTAATGCGGGTAGGGGATCTGTCTTAACTAGAGAAGGCACAGTTGAAATGGAAGCTTCTATTATGGATGGCAACACTAAAAGATGTGGAGCTGTTTCTGGGCTTACTACTGTAGTTAATCCCATATCCTTGGCACGACTTGTCATGGAGAAAACTCCTCATATATATCTTGCCTTTGATGGAGCAGAAAGATTTGCAAGGGAGCAA GGTGTTGAAACTGTAGATTCAAGCCATTTTATAACTCAAGCAAACATTGAGAGGCTAAAGCAGGTACAAGAAGCCAATAGAGTTCAg ATTGATTATACAAAACCAATTcaaaaagatgagaagaaagaaacaccAACAGCTGATGGTGATAGCCAAATTGGGACAGTTGGATGTGTGGCTGTTGATAGTCATGGGAATTTAGCTTCTGCAACTTCTACTGGTGGATTTGTGAACAAGATGGTTGGTCGGATTGGGGACACGCCTATCATTGGGGCAGGGACATATGCCAACAATCTCTGTGCGGTTTCGGCTACAGGAAAAGGTGAAGCAGTAATGCGTGCCACTGTTGCAAGAGATGTGGCTGCTCTTATGGAATTCAAAGGTCTTTCTCTAAAGGAGGCTGCAGCTTATGTTATAGAGGAGTCTGTTCCAAGAGGCACTGCTGGCTTGGTAGCTGTCTCAGCCAAAGGAGAAGTTACAATGGCTTTGAATACAACAGGCATGTATCGAGCTTGTGCTACTGAAGATGGATATTCAGAGATTGGAATATGGCCTTCTGTGCAAAACTGA